A DNA window from Drosophila biarmipes strain raj3 chromosome 2R, RU_DBia_V1.1, whole genome shotgun sequence contains the following coding sequences:
- the LOC122818152 gene encoding uncharacterized protein LOC122818152 gives MEKSEIRLQRMSNEYQSQSSYMYLRTKMLLKIENTLLRSHRQRETTGIKKLYNSFFVLF, from the coding sequence ATGGAGAAATCTGAAATACGACTGCAGCGCATGTCAAATGAATATCAGTCGCAATCGAGCTATATGTATCTGCGGACCAAAATGCTGTTAAAAATCGAAAACACCCTACTTCGAAGCCATCGTCAGCGCGAGACCACCGGTATCAAGAAACTATACAATTCGTTTTTCGTATTGTTTTAA
- the LOC108022205 gene encoding copper chaperone for superoxide dismutase yields MSSIKIEFAVQMRKDDEAYAGVLRSALDGVGQVEIDTQEGRVIVQTQRPWSEIHDKIEATGRKAVLSGFGGQSAVALINTTGSVVDKTPIQGVVRFTTITTKEPGVVVDGVVDGLTPGLHGFHIHESGDTSSGCASVGAHYNPRQSPHGSPTAGAEKRHAGDLGNIRADESGRATFRFVDPVLQVWDIIGRAVVLTANADDLGCGDNAQSLVDGNSGERIACGIIARSAGIMENFKRICACDGVTLWDERNKPLAGKVRSQKL; encoded by the exons ATGAGCTCCATTAAG ATTGAATTTGCAGTGCAAATGCGCAAGGACGACGAGGCCTACGCCGGAGTCCTCCGCTCGGCGCTGGATGGCGTGGGTCAGGTGGAGATCGACACCCAGGAGGGCCGTGTGATAGTCCAGACCCAGCGACCCTGGTCAGAGATTCACGACAAGATAGAAGCCACCGGACGCAAGGCAGTCCTTTCGGGCTTCGGCGGTCAGTCGGCGGTCGCCCTCATTAACACCACCGGCAGTGTGGTGGACAAAACGCCTATCCAGGGAGTAGTCCGTTTTACCACCATCACGACCAAGGAGCCCGGGGTGGTGGTGGATGGCGTGGTGGACGGCCTGACGCCTGGTCTGCACGGATTCCACATCCATGAGAGCGGAGATACTTCCTCCGGCTGCGCCTCCGTAGGAGCACACTACAATCCCCGCCAGTCGCCGCATGGCAGCCCCACAGCCGGGGCAGAGAAGCGCCATGCCGGGGATTTGGGTAACATTCGTGCCGATGAGAGCGGCAGGGCCACCTTCAGATTCGTGGATCCAGTGCTGCAGGTCTGGGACATCATCGGCAGAGCGGTCGTCCTCACAGCCAATGCCGATGACCTGGGATGTGGTGACAATGCACAGAGCCTGGTCGATGGCAACTCCGGGGAGAG AATTGCCTGTGGCATAATTGCCCGTTCGGCTGGCATTATGGAGAACTTCAAGAGAATATGTGCCTGCGATGGAGTCACCCTTTGGGATGAGCGGAATAAGCCATTGGCTGGCAAAGTGCGCTCCCAAAAACTGTAA
- the LOC108023019 gene encoding F-box only protein 28: protein MVSTRQMCSGGGTTAPEGIPPFGGSGSGSGGASGSAVATGVQEPPETTANRTSVLRRTTSYQGQQSHGSGQVTSPASLAYSASVVTRHNSCTTQMQRQRSPAVNLLDLPNELIEKILGYMDFKKISNLRLVSHRLNDICMAMLNAAFSRQIKTTFSRFQSIKASMPRRESARRNHPLACECDIIETCYMRLSLLQMSMGKHIERGHCCFFPGAILDEVQTILNYISITPRLQRPYRVTDELFDLSTMAMEYFKDRIESTLPGLAYFNKDFYTLPTTTKRPTLAISSDLDDSASNSPPQNHMVLRKGIRKIKQGMKMYNNQLSVLRTELRTCKRKAAEQSKQLAEQSNLLAEQQKQTLEYANRLDENDKKNEEMSRKFSTLLQELNKCKTELQFWRSKSPAIPAVCSSCNQKVAPIVPPEDFQVLVNQGVDPEHFIIINDDVDAESDVSVGELKEFASPDESTTAKLLAVSSAAKNLKRKLPSESQSNAIASTSKAAEVAQSQQLPVAANANGGAAAKGVGGYSPKLFYGNHQRSGVIVSPVSKSLAVAAPADNVASGPEALEEPEEAKKARRVQKANRYVNTPGKRSK, encoded by the exons ATGGTGTCCACCCGCCAAATGTGCAGTGGAGGCGGTACGACCGCTCCGGAGGGGATTCCCCCCTTCGGCGGCTCGGGATCGGGATCCGGAGGGGCATCCGGATCGGCAGTGGCAACCGGGGTACAGGAGCCACCGGAGACGACCGCGAACAGAACCTCCGTCCTGCGACGAACCACCAGTTACCAGGGTCAACAGAGCCACGGATCTGGGCAGGTGACCTCCCCGGCCAGCCTGGCCTACTCCGCCAGCGTGGTGACCCGCCACAACTCCTGCACTACCCAAATGCAGCGGCAGAGGTCACCAGCGGTCAATCTGTTGGATCTGCCCAACGAGCTGATCGAGAAGATCCTCGGCTACATGGACTTTAAgaaaatttcaaatctcagatTG GTGTCCCATCGCCTGAACGACATTTGCATGGCCATGCTGAACGCAGCCTTCTCCAGGCAGATCAAGACCACGTTCAGCCGCTTCCAGTCGATCAAGGCCAGCATGCCGCGCCGGGAGTCCGCCCGTCGCAACCATCCGCTGGCCTGCGAGTGCGACATCATCGAGACGTGCTACATGCGCCTCTCCTTGCTCCAGATGTCCATGGGCAAGCACATCGAGCGGGGTCACTGCTGCTTCTTTCCGGGCGCC ATACTAGACGAGGTGCAGACGATTCTCAACTATATCAGTATTACGCCCAGGCTGCAGCGACCTTATCGGGTGACCGACGAGCTCTTCGATCTCTCCACCATGGCCATGGAATACTTCAAGGACCGCATCGAGTCCACGCTCCCGGGGCTGGCGTACTTCAACAAGGACTTCTACACGCTGCCCACCACCACAAAGCGAC CCACGCTTGCCATCAGCTCAGATCTCGACGACAGCGCCAGCAACTCGCCGCCCCAGAACCACATGGTGCTCCGCAAGGGCATTCGCAAGATCAAGCAGGGCATGAAGATGTACAATAACCAGCTATCGGTGCTGCGCACCGAGCTTCGCACCTGCAAGCGCAAGGCCGCCGAGCAGAGTAAGCAGCTGGCGGAGCAGTCGAATCTCCTGGcagagcagcagaagcagacTTTGGAGTATGCCAATCGGCTGGACGAGAATGACAAGAAGAACGAGGAGATGTCTCGCAAGTTCTCCACTCTTTTGCAG GAGCTCAACAAGTGCAAGACAGAGCTGCAGTTTTGGCGCTCCAAGAGTCCGGCCATTCCTGCCGTGTGCAGTTCGTGCAATCAAAAGGTGGCACCTATTGTGCCGCCAGAGGATTTCCAGGTTCTGGTCAACCAGGGTGTGGATCCCGAGCACTTTATCATCATCAACGACGATGTGGATGCCGAGAGCGACGTGAGCGTGGGCGAGCTGAAGGAGTTTGCCTCGCCAGACGAGTCCACCACGGCCAAGCTGCTGGCCGTGAGCTCTGCGGCCAAGAATCTGAAGCGCAAGCTGCCATCAGAGAGCCAGTCCAATGCCATAGCGTCCACCTCGAAGGCGGCGGAGGTTGCCCAGTCCCAACAGCTGCCGGTGGCGGCCAACGCAAACGGAGGAGCTGCCGCCAAAGGTGTGGGCGGCTACTCGCCGAAACTCTTTTACGGCAATCATCAGCGCAGCGGCGTGATTGTCAGTCCAGTGTCCAAGAGTCTGGCGGTGGCTGCGCCAGCGGACAATGTGGCGTCCGGGCCGGAGGCTCTCGAGGAGCCGGAGGAGGCGAAGAAAGCACGTAGAGTACAAAAGGCCAACAGATATGTAAATACGCCCGGCAAACGCAGTAAATAA